From one Plasmodium yoelii strain 17X genome assembly, chromosome: 12 genomic stretch:
- a CDS encoding PIR protein, translating into MSSNVCDVINVIDNYLYNGSNTPGKYNFNAMFKANCPNQNSDSNEQILSCAFITLLTLFKNIVDKEHLKNDKLAEYAILWLSHKLNQKIHKNININNLNDFFVQYINENDKYNEDINDAGDYKSYKELINKKNDFMNMDIKDMSNFYDAFKSLCNMYSELNEKNSQCKKCLENAGEFFEKFGKLNNVYGITEGTSYSQLLSSLSNDYAIFESKYSSVRCRNVLSLIACPRSSVTKNTLITITIIFVAASILLGVSYKYSLFGFRKRAQKQYLREKIKNIKKKMNN; encoded by the exons atgtctTCTAATGTG tGTGATGTAATTAATGTGATCGATAATTACCTTTACAATGGTTCGAATACCCcaggaaaatataattttaatgctATGTTCAAAGCTAATTGTCCTAATCAAAACTCTGATAGTAATGAACAAATACTTAGCTGTGCTTTTATAACATTGCTAACTTTATTTAAGAATATTGTTGATAAGGAACATTTAAAGAATGATAAACTTGCTGAATAcgctattttatggttaagtCACAAATTAAATCAAAAGATACATAAAAACATCAACATCAAcaatttaaatgatttttttgttcaatatataaatgaaaatgataagtATAATGAGGATATAAATGATGCTGGTGATTATAAGAGTTATAAGGAacttataaacaaaaaaaatgattttatgaatatggatattaaagatatgtctaatttttatgatgcatttaaatcattatgtaacatgtatagtgaacttaatgaaaaaaattcccaatgcaaaaaatgtttagaaaatgctggagaattttttgaaaaatttggAAAACTTAATAATGTTTATGGTATTACTGAAGGAACTTCTTATTCTCAACTATTGTCtagtttatcaaatgattatgcAATTTTTGAAAGTAAATATAGTAGTGTTAGGTGTAGAAATGTTTTATCACTTATAGCCTGTCCACGAAGTTcagtaacaaaaaatacactaattacaattacaattatatttgttgcagcttcaattttattgggagtttcttataag tattcgttatttggatttcggaaacgagctcaaaaacaatatttaagagaaaaaataaaaaatataaagaagaaaatgaataattaa